One segment of Balaenoptera ricei isolate mBalRic1 chromosome 8, mBalRic1.hap2, whole genome shotgun sequence DNA contains the following:
- the LOC132369793 gene encoding large ribosomal subunit protein eL13-like: MAPSCNDMILKPHFHKNWQRRMATWFNQLGHKIRRKPSAPKKGDSSAAKLKLAIQLTGPVMPIRNIYKKEKARVITEEEKNFKAFASLHMACANAWLFGIWAKRAKEAAEQDVERKK, from the coding sequence ATGGCGCCCAGCTGTAATGATATGATCCTGAAGCCCCACTTCCACAAGAACTGGCAGCGGCGCATGGCCACGTGGTTCAACCAGCTGGGGCACAAGATCCGCAGGAAGCCCTCAGCCCCCAAGAAGGGAGACAGCTCTGCTGCAAAGCTCAAATTGGCCATCCAGCTGACCGGACCAGTCATGCCCATACGGAACATCTACAAGAAGGAGAAGGCCAGAGTCAtcacagaggaggagaagaaCTTCAAGGCCTTCGCCAGTCTCCACATGGCCTGCGCCAATGCCTGGCTCTTTGGCATCTGGGCAAAAAGGGCCAAGGAAGCTGCAGAACAGGatgttgaaaggaaaaaataa